One region of Salvelinus namaycush isolate Seneca chromosome 3, SaNama_1.0, whole genome shotgun sequence genomic DNA includes:
- the LOC120044471 gene encoding interferon beta-like — protein sequence MALQTITWMSAFLCLAQVCSMPMPCQLQGQLVRITHNLLRDMGGHFPLECLQENVFMAFPATAFATSGAPQLSSSGAKAIYETLKNIDTLFGADDLPTKWDQQKLENFQNIVYRQIEESKCMMSSVDTRDYLIRAEGLNTYFGNIATVLKEKNFSYCAWEVVRKELLFTLQFILEHNSDSLLWANRT from the exons ATGGCACTTCAGACTATCACTTGGATGAGCGCCTTCCTCTGCCTCGCGCAAGTTTGCTCCATGCCCATGCCTTGCCAGCTACAAGGACAGCTGGTGCGAATAACCCACAACCTACTGAGAGACATG GGGGGACATTTTCCTCTGGAGTGTCTGCAGGAGAATGTCTTCATGGCATTCCCAGCCACCGCATTTGCAACCTCCGGCGCGCCACAG TTGAGCAGCAGTGGTGCTAAGGCTATTTATGAGACATTGAAGAACATCGACACATTGTTTGGAGCTGACGACCTGCCTACTAAGTGGGACCAACAGAAGTTGGAGAATTTTCAGAATATTGTATACCGCCAGATTGAAGAGAGCAAATGT ATGATGAGCAGTGTGGATACAAGGGATTATCTCATCAGGGCAGAAGGACTGAATACGTACTTTGGGAACATTGCAACAGTCCTAAAAGAAAAG AATTTCAGTTACTGCGCCTGGGAAGTGGTTCGAAAAGAGCTCCTGTTCACCCTACAGTTCATTCTGGAACACAACTCTGATAGCCTTCTGTGGGCCAACAGAACATGA
- the LOC120044473 gene encoding interferon a3-like, with translation MYTMQSWTCIFLIICSMQSVCHCCDWIRHHYGHLSAEYLSLLDQMGGDITEQDAPVFFPESLYRRIELAEFEDKVRFRNETIYQITKLFDGNMKSVTWDKKNLDDFLNILERQFENLNSCVSPAKIPERRLKRYFKKLNRMVLRKMNYSALAWELIRKETKHHLERLDIFQAKIH, from the exons ATGTATACAATGCAGAGTTGGACGTGTATTTTTCTTATTATTTGCAGTATGCAGAGCGTGTGTCATTGCTGTGACTGGATCCGACACCACTACGGCCACTTGAGCGCAGAATACCTTTCCCTGCTGGACCAGATG GGAGGAGATATCACAGAGCAGGATGCCCCTGTCTTTTTCCCCGAATCACTTTACAGACGCATTGAGCTTGCCGAG TTTGAGGACAAAGTCAGATTCCGGAACGAGACCATCTATCAAATCACAAAACTGTTTGATGGGAATATGAAATCTGTCACCTGGGACAAGAAAAACCTGGACGATTTCCTCAACATTCTAGAACGCCAATTTGAGAACCTTAATTCCTGT GTATCACCTGCCAAGATACCTGAGAGGAGACTGAAACGTTACTTCAAGAAGTTGAATAGGATGGTTCTGAGAAAAATG AACTACAGTGCACTGGCATGGGAGCTCATCAGGAAAGAGACGAAACATCATCTGGAAAGATTGGATATTTTTCAGGCAAAGATTCACTGA
- the LOC120044474 gene encoding interferon alpha-1-like: MARQTITWMSAFLCLAQVCSMPMPCQLQGQLVRITHNLLRDMGGHFPLECLQENVFMAFPSTAFAISGAPQLSSSGATAIYETLKNIDTLFGADDLPTKWDQQKLENFQNIVYRQIEESKCMMVSVDTSDYLIRAEGLNTYFGNIATVLKEKNFSYCAWEVVRKELLYTLQFILEHNSDSLLWANRT; this comes from the exons ATGGCACGTCAGACTATCACTTGGATGAGCGCCTTCCTTTGCCTTGCGCAAGTTTGCTCCATGCCCATGCCCTGCCAGCTACAAGGTCAGCTGGTGCGAATAACCCACAACCTACTGAGAGACATG GGGGGACATTTTCCTCTGGAGTGTCTGCAGGAGAATGTCTTCATGGCATTCCCATCCACCGCATTTGCAATCTCCGGCGCGCCACAG TTGAGTAGCAGTGGTGCTACGGCTATTTATGAGACATTGAAGAACATCGACACATTGTTTGGAGCCGACGACCTGCCTACTAAGTGGGACCAACAGAAGTTGGAGAATTTTCAGAATATTGTATACCGCCAGATTGAAGAGAGCAAATGT ATGATGGTCAGTGTGGATACAAGTGATTATCTCATCAGGGCAGAAGGACTGAATACGTACTTTGGGAACATTGCAACAGTCCTAAAAGAAAAG AATTTCAGTTACTGCGCCTGGGAAGTGGTTCGAAAAGAGCTCCTGTACACCCTACAGTTCATTCTGGAACACAACTCTGATAGCCTTCTGTGGGCCAACAGAACATGA
- the LOC120044476 gene encoding interferon a3-like codes for MAVLKWLSICLTLFCQGTAASTPCNWTQFRLGKLNDVSIDLLSDMGGLFPLKCAEENVELFPEDVYKNTEGEDFSVVALEAMRYVDQLYNNSLTSVTWNKTKLKLFQNVIYRQVQNLELCVVGGVWKSSGDGGSVTLKTYFNKLNTVLKDKEHSACAWEIVRKEIRENLVQFKKFIDSRVKP; via the exons ATGGCTGTATTGAAATGGTTGAGCATTTGCCTGACTCTGTTCTGCCAAGGCACAGCAGCATCAACACCTTGCAACTGGACGCAGTTTAGGTTGGGGAAGCTGAACGACGTGAGCATAGACCTGCTCTCAGATATG GGTGGACTCTTTCCACTTAAGTGTGCAGAAGAAAACGTCGAACTGTTTCCAGAGGATGTTTACAAGAACACAGAG GGTGAGGACTTCTCTGTGGTTGCATTAGAGGCTATGCGATATGTGGACCAATTATATAACAACAGTCTGACGTCTGTCACGTGGAACAAAACAAAACTTAAACTGTTCCAAAACGTCATATATCGTCAAGTTCAAAACTTAGAGTTATGT GTCGTAGGTGGTGTTTGGAAATCCTCTGGAGATGGAGGGTCGGTTACTCTGAAAACATATTTCAACAAGCTGAACACCGTCTTGAAAGACAAG GAACACAGCGCATGCGCATGGGAGATTGTGCGAAAGGAGATTCGCGAAAACTtggtgcagttcaagaaattcATTGACAGCAGAGTCAAGCCGTGA